One window of Gloeothece citriformis PCC 7424 genomic DNA carries:
- the lpxC gene encoding UDP-3-O-acyl-N-acetylglucosamine deacetylase, which translates to MRSHTIKKPFERSGVGLHSGITTQVKVLPAKPGEGRYFVRVDLPQQPIIPAKLAYVNQTPLSTELKSPQGSVRTVEHLLAALSGSGINDVRIEIDGPEVPLLDGSAQQWIEAIASAGMIELTDEETTPTVMISSPISVQEGDAFVLALPARELRFTYGIDFAYSVIGNQWYSWNPASESFAEAIAPARTFGFADQIESLKQAGLIKGGSLENALVCDHQGWVNPPLRFSNEPVRHKLLDLVGDLSLLETIPLAHFLAYKASHKLHIELAKAIHGTVKVSEHHFKGFPENALTS; encoded by the coding sequence ATGAGATCTCACACCATTAAAAAACCTTTTGAACGCTCAGGAGTTGGCTTACATTCAGGAATAACCACTCAGGTTAAAGTCTTGCCAGCAAAGCCGGGTGAAGGTCGTTATTTTGTTCGAGTCGATTTGCCACAACAGCCGATTATTCCGGCTAAATTAGCCTATGTTAACCAAACTCCCCTATCGACTGAGTTGAAATCCCCTCAAGGCAGTGTCCGAACTGTAGAACATTTATTAGCGGCTCTGTCCGGCAGTGGAATTAATGATGTCAGAATTGAAATTGATGGCCCTGAAGTGCCTTTACTCGATGGTTCGGCTCAACAATGGATAGAAGCGATCGCCTCAGCCGGAATGATAGAATTAACCGATGAAGAGACTACCCCTACAGTCATGATCTCTTCCCCCATCTCGGTACAAGAAGGGGATGCTTTTGTGTTAGCTTTACCGGCTCGGGAACTTCGCTTTACCTATGGGATCGATTTTGCTTATAGTGTTATAGGGAATCAATGGTATAGTTGGAATCCTGCGAGTGAATCTTTTGCCGAAGCGATCGCACCGGCTCGGACATTTGGTTTTGCCGATCAAATCGAATCTTTAAAACAGGCAGGATTAATTAAGGGGGGAAGTTTAGAGAATGCTTTAGTGTGCGATCATCAAGGTTGGGTTAATCCGCCGTTAAGGTTTTCAAATGAACCAGTTCGTCATAAACTGTTAGATTTAGTGGGAGATTTAAGTTTACTAGAAACAATTCCTCTGGCTCATTTTCTGGCTTATAAAGCGAGTCATAAACTTCATATTGAATTAGCCAAGGCCATACATGGTACTGTCAAAGTAAGCGAACACCACTTTAAGGGCTTTCCAGAGAACGCTCTTACTTCCTAA
- a CDS encoding DUF7219 family protein: protein MAINREKDEFFYPHSSYRGEVKPENLVFNANLQEFAQRVSYICNLETNGKITPVDAYKQIKNLWAELKLSKNQLGIGEDPFAEDIDEYD from the coding sequence ATGGCAATTAACCGCGAAAAAGACGAATTTTTTTATCCTCATAGTTCTTATCGAGGAGAAGTGAAACCCGAAAATTTAGTATTTAATGCTAATTTACAAGAGTTTGCCCAACGAGTGAGCTATATTTGTAACTTAGAAACCAACGGAAAAATTACTCCGGTTGACGCTTATAAACAAATTAAAAATCTTTGGGCAGAACTTAAACTGAGTAAAAATCAGTTAGGAATTGGGGAAGATCCTTTTGCTGAAGACATTGATGAATATGATTAA
- a CDS encoding ABC transporter permease → MTSTSKSSPSHQSNLILTRLQALGSNETFLYVIKRILQGLLTLLLASFLSFIIIQLAPGSYIDTLAQNPKISPETLEQIKQQFGLDQPWYVQYWRWLVQVVTRFNFGMSFVYFRPVSSLLLERIPATLLLAILSIIITWTVAIPLGVVSAVNQNSLADKSLRVISYLGQGFPSFITALILLFLAQQLSPLLPVGNMTSLYYAELSPIGKVLDIAWHMILPTIALTITSFAGLQRLMRGQLLDVLRQDYIQTARAKGLPENKVIYVHALRNAVNPLITLLGFEFAGLLSGAFIAEFFFNWPGLGRLILQAVTAQDLYLVMGSLIMGAAMLIVGNLLADLLLKVVDPRIKLENLK, encoded by the coding sequence ATGACTTCAACAAGCAAATCTTCTCCGTCCCATCAGTCTAATCTGATTCTAACGAGGTTACAAGCTTTAGGCTCTAATGAAACCTTTCTTTATGTTATTAAACGAATTTTACAGGGGTTATTAACCCTACTGTTAGCCTCTTTTCTCAGTTTTATTATTATTCAGCTTGCTCCGGGGAGTTATATTGATACTTTAGCCCAAAATCCTAAAATTTCTCCGGAAACTCTAGAACAAATTAAACAGCAATTTGGCTTAGATCAACCCTGGTATGTTCAATATTGGCGCTGGTTGGTTCAAGTCGTTACTCGCTTTAATTTTGGCATGAGTTTTGTCTATTTTCGTCCGGTTTCTTCTTTATTGTTAGAACGGATACCGGCAACTTTATTATTGGCTATTCTCTCAATTATTATTACTTGGACTGTGGCTATTCCCTTGGGCGTTGTTAGCGCAGTTAACCAAAATAGTTTGGCTGATAAAAGTTTGAGGGTGATTAGCTATTTAGGTCAAGGATTTCCGAGTTTTATTACCGCTTTAATCCTTCTGTTTTTAGCTCAACAATTATCCCCTTTACTGCCAGTGGGAAATATGACCAGTCTGTATTATGCTGAATTATCTCCTATTGGTAAAGTATTAGATATAGCTTGGCACATGATCTTACCGACTATTGCCCTAACTATTACCAGTTTTGCAGGATTACAGCGTTTAATGCGAGGTCAATTATTAGATGTTTTGCGACAAGATTATATTCAAACCGCTAGGGCAAAAGGATTACCAGAAAATAAAGTGATTTATGTTCATGCTTTACGAAATGCAGTTAACCCCCTCATTACTTTATTAGGGTTTGAATTTGCCGGTTTGTTAAGTGGGGCGTTTATTGCTGAATTTTTCTTTAATTGGCCAGGGTTAGGACGGTTAATTTTACAAGCTGTTACCGCTCAAGATCTATACTTAGTTATGGGAAGTTTGATCATGGGGGCAGCGATGTTAATTGTCGGTAATTTACTGGCTGATTTATTGCTAAAAGTTGTTGATCCTCGCATTAAATTAGAAAACCTTAAATAA
- the fabZ gene encoding 3-hydroxyacyl-ACP dehydratase FabZ has protein sequence MITMTDAQINQEQEQHSSTQTTFTVEEIRELLPHRFPFALVDRIIDYVPGQKAVGIKNVTINEPFFPGHIPTRPIMPGVLIVESMAQVGGVVLSLLPGMKGKFFAFAGIDKVRFRRPVIPGDQLIMTVELLSFKQKRIAKMQGHGTVDGNLVVEGEMLFSRMD, from the coding sequence ATGATAACTATGACTGATGCCCAGATTAACCAGGAACAAGAACAACACTCCTCAACCCAAACCACCTTTACTGTTGAAGAGATTCGAGAATTATTGCCTCATCGGTTTCCTTTTGCGTTAGTCGATCGCATTATTGATTATGTTCCGGGTCAAAAAGCTGTTGGTATCAAAAATGTTACGATTAATGAACCTTTTTTTCCGGGTCATATTCCCACTCGTCCCATTATGCCAGGGGTGTTAATTGTAGAATCTATGGCTCAGGTGGGAGGTGTCGTTTTAAGTTTACTGCCGGGAATGAAAGGAAAGTTTTTTGCGTTTGCGGGTATTGATAAGGTGCGTTTCCGTCGTCCTGTTATTCCTGGGGATCAATTAATTATGACGGTTGAATTACTCTCGTTTAAGCAAAAACGCATTGCTAAAATGCAAGGGCACGGCACAGTAGACGGGAATTTAGTTGTAGAGGGAGAAATGCTCTTTTCTCGCATGGATTAA
- the acsF gene encoding magnesium-protoporphyrin IX monomethyl ester (oxidative) cyclase — MVKTLPKVEIEELKPGVKAPAKETLLTPRFYITDFDAVANMNICAQEEELQAMLTEMRNDYNRHHFVRDEEFKQSWDHIEEDKRRAFIEFLERSCTSEFSGFLLFKELSRRIKDRNPTLSEIFQLMARDEARHAGFLNKAMSDFNISLDLGYLTKNRTYTFFKPEWVIYAVYLSEKIGYWRYITIYRHLEKHPEHQFYPLFRMFESWCQDENRHGDIFNALLRSQSSMWKTWKGRLWGRFFLLTVFATHTLTVHEREDFYAAIGLDAKEFDRTIVTKTNETAARAFPEILNVEHPEFFPRMERCSDYNLKLSEIETSQAPQWLKSLRKLPYQIAIFGNLLRLYLIKPIDAEKMRGTVR, encoded by the coding sequence ATGGTTAAGACCTTGCCTAAAGTAGAAATAGAAGAACTCAAGCCAGGAGTTAAAGCCCCCGCAAAAGAAACCTTACTCACGCCTCGATTTTATATCACAGACTTCGACGCAGTGGCGAATATGAACATCTGCGCCCAAGAGGAAGAGTTACAGGCGATGTTGACGGAGATGAGAAACGACTACAACCGTCACCATTTTGTCCGGGATGAAGAGTTTAAGCAATCATGGGATCACATTGAGGAAGACAAGCGTCGGGCGTTCATTGAGTTTCTAGAACGCTCTTGTACTTCTGAATTTTCGGGGTTTCTCCTGTTTAAAGAGTTATCCCGTCGGATTAAAGACCGTAACCCTACTTTATCAGAAATCTTTCAGTTAATGGCACGAGATGAAGCTCGTCATGCCGGCTTTCTCAATAAAGCCATGAGTGATTTTAATATCTCTTTAGATTTAGGCTATCTCACTAAAAACCGAACTTATACCTTTTTTAAACCAGAATGGGTGATTTACGCGGTTTACCTGTCAGAAAAAATCGGCTATTGGCGTTATATCACCATTTATCGTCATTTAGAAAAACATCCCGAACATCAATTTTATCCCCTCTTTCGGATGTTTGAGAGTTGGTGTCAGGATGAAAACCGACATGGGGATATTTTTAACGCTTTATTGCGATCGCAGTCTTCCATGTGGAAAACTTGGAAAGGTCGGTTATGGGGGCGTTTTTTCCTCTTAACCGTATTTGCCACCCATACCTTAACGGTACATGAGCGAGAAGATTTTTATGCAGCCATTGGGTTAGATGCTAAAGAATTCGATCGCACCATTGTCACCAAAACCAACGAAACAGCGGCCAGAGCGTTTCCGGAGATTTTAAATGTAGAGCATCCGGAATTTTTCCCTCGGATGGAGCGTTGTTCAGATTACAACCTCAAACTCTCAGAAATTGAAACGAGTCAAGCGCCTCAATGGCTAAAATCCTTGCGTAAACTTCCGTATCAAATCGCCATTTTCGGGAATTTACTCCGATTATACTTGATCAAGCCGATTGATGCCGAAAAAATGCGCGGAACAGTCCGTTAA
- a CDS encoding DUF4062 domain-containing protein, producing the protein MAKVYISSTYGDLKEYREAVYKTLRRMGHDAFAMEDYVATGTYPPLDKCLKDVRECDWYVGLFALRYGYIPTENNPQNKSITELYQFSITLHLIDPPNPP; encoded by the coding sequence ATGGCTAAAGTTTACATCTCCTCAACTTATGGCGACTTAAAAGAATACCGAGAGGCAGTTTACAAAACTCTTCGGAGAATGGGACATGATGCGTTCGCAATGGAAGATTATGTTGCAACGGGGACTTACCCACCCCTAGATAAATGCCTTAAAGATGTGAGGGAATGTGATTGGTATGTGGGACTATTTGCCCTTAGATACGGTTACATTCCGACAGAAAATAATCCTCAAAATAAGTCAATTACTGAGTTATACCAATTCTCTATAACCCTGCATTTAATAGATCCCCCCAACCCCCCTTAA
- the purC gene encoding phosphoribosylaminoimidazolesuccinocarboxamide synthase, with translation MNKLYEGKAKILYTTDDPQIFLAHFKDDATAFNAQKRGQIQGKGEINCTISSALFRWLESKGILTHYIDQSTSNEMRVKSVKILPLEVVVRNIAAGSLCRQTGLPEGKKLPFPLVEFYLKNDELQDPLLTRDRILILEIVTPDQLEELKNLALKVNELLQEFFAGCDITLVDFKLEFGLDSYNRILLADEISPDTCRLWDNRENDPQAKVMDKDRFRRDLGQIEEAYQKVQQRVLSQIQDLQF, from the coding sequence ATGAACAAACTCTACGAAGGAAAAGCCAAAATTCTCTATACCACCGACGATCCACAAATTTTTCTGGCACACTTTAAAGATGATGCTACAGCCTTTAATGCCCAAAAACGGGGTCAAATTCAAGGCAAAGGAGAAATTAACTGTACCATCTCATCTGCTTTATTTCGCTGGCTAGAATCAAAAGGCATTTTGACCCACTATATAGATCAAAGCACATCTAATGAAATGCGGGTTAAATCCGTCAAAATTCTACCTTTAGAAGTAGTTGTCAGGAACATTGCAGCCGGCAGTCTCTGTCGTCAAACCGGACTCCCTGAAGGTAAGAAGTTACCCTTTCCTCTAGTCGAATTTTATTTAAAAAATGATGAGTTACAAGACCCCTTATTAACCCGCGATCGCATTTTAATTTTAGAAATTGTGACCCCAGATCAGTTAGAAGAACTGAAAAACTTAGCTCTTAAGGTGAATGAACTGTTACAGGAATTTTTTGCTGGCTGTGACATCACTTTAGTCGATTTTAAACTAGAATTCGGGCTAGATTCCTACAATCGAATTTTATTAGCGGATGAAATCAGTCCAGACACTTGTCGCCTCTGGGATAACAGAGAAAACGATCCCCAAGCTAAAGTGATGGATAAAGACCGTTTTCGCCGAGATTTAGGGCAAATAGAAGAAGCTTATCAAAAAGTTCAGCAAAGAGTCTTAAGTCAAATCCAAGATCTTCAATTTTAA
- a CDS encoding BamA/TamA family outer membrane protein, with the protein MATETSNSASSVSVPQKKELSQSPPIPQIENQPSQTPPVVPPPAQPNTPQPDTTETPPTQDPRVLVAEVVITGADTELENLVYNVIRTRPGRATTRTQLQEDVNAIYGTGFFENVRVIPEDTPLGVRVTFAVDPNPILRDVAIETVPATVEQRVLPPEVVNEIFQEQYNKILNLRQLQEGIQKINEWYSSQGYDLAQVIGSPQVSDEGVVTLVIAEGVIEDIQVQYFDEDDEPRKARTKPYIITREMRLEPGEVFNRNTAQQDLQRIFGLGLFEDVRFSFEPGENPQEVVVNVEVVEGNTGSLAAGAGISSSSGLFGTVSYQQQNLFGRNQSIGGEVQVGERELLFDVNFSDPWIAGDPFRTSYTANLFRRQSISLVYDGSDSTIRTDDGDDSPRVVRTGGGVTFVRPLAKDVFSKPDWTLAASVLYQNVRIENADGDLSPRSAPRFGSQLLAFNESGVDDIFSLSFSASRDFRNNPLQPTSGYVARIGVEQSIPTGSEGITFNRWRGSYSYYIPVKFLRFDFMNNGPQALAFNVQAGTIFGDLPPYEAFVLGGSNSVRGYAEGEVGSGRSYFQATAEYRFPIFSVVGGALFLDYGTTLGSQGAVPGKPGEVRDLPGSGFGYGFGVRIQSPVGPIRVDYGFNDEGDSRLNFGIGERF; encoded by the coding sequence GTGGCGACAGAAACGAGTAATTCTGCCTCTTCTGTTTCTGTTCCCCAGAAAAAAGAGCTTTCCCAGTCCCCTCCAATTCCTCAAATTGAGAATCAACCCTCACAAACCCCTCCCGTCGTTCCCCCGCCGGCTCAACCCAATACTCCTCAACCGGACACCACTGAAACACCCCCAACCCAAGACCCTAGAGTATTAGTCGCTGAAGTCGTTATTACAGGAGCAGATACAGAGTTAGAAAACCTTGTCTATAATGTGATCCGCACTCGACCCGGACGAGCTACAACCCGAACCCAACTCCAAGAAGATGTCAATGCCATTTATGGGACGGGGTTTTTTGAGAATGTAAGAGTGATTCCGGAAGATACCCCTTTAGGGGTTCGAGTGACCTTTGCGGTAGATCCTAACCCGATTTTAAGAGATGTAGCCATTGAAACTGTACCGGCAACCGTAGAACAGAGAGTTTTACCCCCAGAAGTGGTCAATGAAATTTTTCAGGAGCAATACAATAAAATTCTCAATTTACGACAATTACAGGAAGGAATCCAAAAAATTAATGAATGGTACAGTAGTCAAGGCTACGATTTAGCTCAGGTGATTGGTTCTCCTCAAGTCAGCGATGAAGGAGTCGTCACTCTGGTGATTGCTGAGGGGGTCATAGAAGATATTCAGGTACAATATTTTGATGAAGATGATGAACCCAGAAAGGCAAGAACTAAGCCCTACATTATTACGCGAGAAATGCGACTCGAACCGGGGGAAGTCTTTAACCGTAATACTGCCCAACAAGATTTACAACGGATTTTTGGCTTAGGATTGTTTGAAGATGTGAGATTTTCCTTTGAACCCGGGGAAAATCCTCAAGAAGTGGTAGTTAATGTAGAAGTGGTAGAAGGAAACACGGGTTCACTGGCGGCTGGTGCGGGGATCAGTTCTAGTAGCGGGTTATTTGGAACGGTCAGTTATCAACAACAAAATTTATTTGGTAGAAACCAAAGCATCGGCGGAGAGGTTCAAGTCGGGGAAAGAGAATTACTGTTTGATGTCAATTTTAGTGATCCCTGGATTGCCGGCGATCCTTTCCGAACCTCCTACACCGCAAACCTATTTCGTCGTCAATCGATTTCTCTGGTCTATGATGGCAGTGATTCTACCATTAGAACGGATGACGGGGATGATAGTCCTAGGGTCGTTCGTACAGGGGGAGGGGTGACTTTTGTTCGTCCCCTAGCTAAAGATGTTTTTTCTAAACCCGATTGGACTCTGGCGGCGAGTGTCCTTTATCAAAACGTCAGAATTGAAAACGCAGATGGGGATCTTTCTCCGAGATCTGCCCCCCGTTTTGGCTCTCAACTGCTTGCTTTTAATGAAAGTGGGGTTGATGATATTTTCAGTCTTAGCTTTAGTGCCTCTAGAGATTTTCGTAATAATCCCTTACAACCCACCTCTGGTTATGTGGCTCGGATTGGAGTAGAACAATCTATTCCCACAGGTTCAGAGGGAATTACCTTTAATCGTTGGCGCGGGAGCTACAGTTATTACATTCCGGTTAAATTTCTCCGTTTTGATTTTATGAACAACGGGCCTCAAGCCTTGGCCTTTAATGTTCAGGCCGGCACGATTTTTGGAGATTTACCCCCCTATGAAGCCTTTGTCTTAGGAGGATCAAATTCCGTCCGAGGCTATGCAGAGGGAGAAGTTGGCAGTGGACGCAGTTATTTTCAAGCTACCGCCGAGTATCGTTTTCCGATTTTTTCAGTGGTGGGTGGGGCATTATTTCTCGATTATGGGACGACTTTGGGATCTCAAGGGGCAGTCCCTGGAAAACCGGGTGAAGTTCGGGATTTACCCGGTAGCGGTTTCGGTTATGGGTTTGGGGTACGAATTCAATCTCCTGTCGGCCCAATTCGGGTAGACTATGGTTTTAATGATGAAGGAGACTCTCGTCTTAATTTTGGGATTGGAGAAAGATTCTAA
- the hemN gene encoding oxygen-independent coproporphyrinogen III oxidase, whose amino-acid sequence MNFQPQTAEFNSTLLQKYDCATPRYTSYPPATELTPEFNHSVFTEAIARGNQAHSPLSLYFHIPFCQSACYFCGCNVIVTQQKERAVDPYLNYISKNIENIASLIDLDRRVGQLHWGGGTPNYLNQDQVEILWTKINQHFRFESDAEISIEINPRYVDRNYILFLRDLGFNRISFGIQDFNPKVQETINRVQPEEMLFNVMEWMREAGFESVNVDLIYGLPYQNHYTFKETIQKTIQLNPDRIAVFNFAYVPWMKPVQKNLPENELPNAREKLAMLQMTIEELQEANYVFIGMDHFAKPDDELAIAQRQGKLHRNFQGYTTKPESELFGFGLTSISMLHDVYVQNHKRLKDFYRSIEAGELPIERGVYLDRADNILRRKVIMELMCHFRLDKRLIEAKYNINFDNYFYQEELALKALENDGLIEEFPDRIEVTPIGRLLIRNIAYTFDAYSRARQHPGFSKAI is encoded by the coding sequence ATGAACTTCCAACCCCAAACAGCAGAATTTAACTCGACTTTATTGCAAAAATACGACTGTGCTACGCCTCGTTATACCAGTTATCCCCCCGCCACAGAATTAACCCCTGAGTTTAATCATAGTGTATTTACAGAGGCGATCGCTAGAGGAAATCAGGCTCATTCTCCCCTGTCTTTGTATTTTCATATTCCGTTTTGTCAAAGTGCCTGTTATTTTTGTGGCTGTAATGTGATTGTAACCCAACAAAAAGAACGAGCGGTCGATCCTTATTTGAATTATATTTCTAAAAATATTGAAAATATTGCTTCATTAATTGATTTAGACCGTCGAGTGGGTCAATTACACTGGGGTGGAGGAACACCTAACTATTTAAACCAGGATCAGGTTGAGATTTTATGGACGAAAATTAATCAACATTTTCGCTTTGAATCAGACGCAGAAATATCAATAGAAATTAATCCCCGTTACGTAGATAGAAATTATATTTTATTTTTACGAGATTTAGGGTTTAATCGGATTAGTTTCGGCATTCAAGATTTTAATCCTAAAGTCCAAGAAACCATTAATCGAGTCCAACCCGAAGAAATGTTATTTAATGTGATGGAGTGGATGAGAGAGGCGGGTTTTGAGAGTGTTAATGTGGATTTAATTTATGGTTTGCCCTATCAAAATCACTATACATTTAAAGAAACCATTCAGAAAACGATTCAATTAAATCCTGATCGCATTGCGGTTTTTAACTTTGCTTATGTGCCTTGGATGAAACCGGTGCAAAAGAATTTACCTGAGAATGAATTACCCAATGCTAGGGAAAAATTAGCCATGTTACAGATGACAATTGAGGAGTTACAAGAGGCTAATTATGTTTTTATTGGGATGGATCATTTTGCTAAACCAGATGATGAGTTAGCTATTGCTCAACGACAAGGTAAACTCCATCGAAATTTTCAGGGATATACTACTAAACCAGAGTCAGAATTATTTGGCTTTGGGTTGACTTCTATTAGTATGCTTCATGATGTTTATGTACAGAATCATAAGCGCCTTAAGGATTTTTATCGCTCAATTGAAGCCGGAGAATTACCGATTGAAAGAGGGGTTTATTTAGATCGGGCTGATAATATTTTACGGCGAAAGGTGATTATGGAATTGATGTGTCATTTTCGCTTGGATAAGAGGCTCATTGAAGCTAAATATAATATTAACTTTGATAATTATTTTTATCAGGAAGAATTAGCTTTAAAGGCTTTAGAAAATGATGGATTGATTGAAGAGTTTCCAGATAGAATAGAAGTCACTCCTATCGGACGGTTGTTAATTAGAAATATCGCCTATACATTTGATGCTTATAGTCGCGCGAGACAGCATCCAGGGTTTTCTAAAGCGATTTAG
- a CDS encoding heme oxygenase (biliverdin-producing), translating into MSSNLAGQLREGTAHSHTMAENTAFMKCFLKGIVEREPFRKLIGNLYLVYSALEEELQRYHAHSVTGLIYFPELNRKQNLEEDLKYYYGDNWREQIAPLAAGQVYVNRIHELAQTEPALLVAHAYVRYMGDLSGGQGLKNIVRSALKLPPNEGTRFYEFDAFSSVEEIRNFKFKYRDTLNSLPVDEALAAKIVEEANYAFELNRDVVHDLEDDVKAAVGDHVFDLLTRQDRPGSTEHHHPHEKLTVNS; encoded by the coding sequence ATGAGTAGTAATCTGGCGGGACAATTAAGAGAAGGAACAGCCCACTCTCACACGATGGCAGAAAATACCGCTTTTATGAAATGTTTCCTCAAAGGGATAGTTGAGAGAGAACCTTTCCGTAAACTGATAGGGAACTTATATTTAGTTTATAGTGCCTTAGAAGAAGAATTACAACGTTATCACGCCCATTCCGTCACAGGGTTAATTTATTTTCCGGAACTGAACCGCAAGCAAAATTTAGAAGAAGACCTTAAATATTACTATGGGGACAACTGGCGCGAACAAATTGCCCCTCTTGCAGCCGGACAAGTTTATGTTAATCGTATTCATGAACTGGCGCAAACCGAACCCGCCCTTTTAGTTGCCCATGCTTATGTTAGATATATGGGAGATTTATCGGGAGGTCAAGGGTTAAAAAATATTGTCCGTTCTGCGTTAAAATTGCCGCCAAATGAAGGAACGAGATTTTATGAATTTGATGCTTTCTCAAGTGTTGAAGAGATACGCAATTTTAAATTTAAATATCGGGATACTTTAAATAGTTTACCGGTTGATGAAGCATTAGCCGCGAAAATTGTTGAGGAAGCTAATTATGCTTTTGAACTCAACCGGGATGTGGTTCATGACTTAGAAGACGACGTTAAAGCCGCCGTAGGGGATCATGTTTTTGACTTATTAACTCGTCAAGATAGACCCGGCAGCACTGAACATCATCACCCTCATGAAAAATTAACAGTTAACAGTTAA
- the mgtE gene encoding magnesium transporter: MTDHLTSIQTGLRSELRQLVRSQLHLLLEQGNLEGAKALLVPVKPVDIAEVIEGLPESMQVIAFRLLSKAEAIEVYEHLEPTTQQALLQKFKHQEVLDIVDKMSPDDRARLFDELPAKIVRRLLPQLSPHERQATAILLGYEEATAGRIMTPEYISLKETLTVAQTLERIRNLANASEVIYYLYVTDTSRHLAGIVSLRDLVISSPDTALGDIMTRDVICVHTDTDQEEVARMIQRYDLLAVPVVDREQRLVGIVTVDDVIDILQQEATEDIYALGGVQSDGDNYFQINLVTVVRKRVVWLLVLLFTNTVTGSIIKSQEDVIAKMAILTAFIPLLTGTGGNVGAQSSTVVIRGLNTDQIKDLGSGKVIFREGMAGILLGLILGGLAMIWAYLILKTHFLVAFSVGISLVGIAFLASVAGSFLPFLFRSVGLDPALMSAPFITTVVDVLGVFIYFTIARTILGL, translated from the coding sequence TTGACTGATCATCTCACCTCAATACAAACTGGTTTAAGGAGTGAACTCCGGCAATTAGTTCGCTCACAATTGCACTTATTACTCGAACAAGGCAACCTAGAAGGAGCAAAAGCGCTTTTAGTCCCCGTTAAACCCGTCGATATCGCCGAAGTGATCGAGGGGTTGCCAGAGTCTATGCAGGTGATCGCCTTTCGGTTACTCTCTAAAGCAGAAGCGATCGAAGTTTATGAACATTTAGAACCGACGACACAACAAGCGTTATTACAAAAATTTAAACACCAAGAAGTTTTAGATATTGTCGATAAAATGTCGCCGGACGATCGGGCCAGACTTTTTGATGAATTACCGGCTAAAATTGTGCGTCGTTTATTACCCCAACTGAGTCCCCATGAACGTCAAGCTACGGCTATTTTACTAGGGTATGAAGAAGCAACAGCCGGGCGGATCATGACTCCGGAATATATTTCTTTAAAAGAAACTTTAACCGTTGCTCAAACCTTAGAACGCATCCGCAATTTAGCCAACGCCTCTGAAGTTATTTATTACTTATATGTTACGGATACTTCTCGTCATCTAGCGGGAATTGTTTCTTTAAGAGATTTAGTCATTTCTTCTCCTGATACAGCCCTAGGAGACATTATGACGCGAGATGTGATCTGTGTTCATACCGATACGGATCAAGAAGAAGTGGCGCGAATGATTCAACGCTATGATTTATTAGCCGTGCCAGTAGTCGATCGGGAACAGCGCTTAGTAGGAATCGTCACGGTAGATGACGTTATTGATATTTTACAACAAGAAGCCACTGAAGATATTTATGCTTTAGGAGGTGTGCAATCTGATGGTGATAATTATTTCCAAATTAATCTGGTTACGGTAGTTCGTAAACGGGTAGTTTGGTTGTTGGTGTTGCTGTTTACTAACACAGTAACCGGCAGCATTATCAAATCTCAAGAAGATGTCATTGCTAAAATGGCCATCCTGACTGCATTTATTCCCCTGTTAACCGGGACAGGCGGAAATGTAGGGGCCCAGTCTTCTACGGTAGTCATTCGGGGTTTAAATACCGATCAAATTAAGGATCTAGGTTCAGGTAAAGTAATTTTTCGAGAAGGAATGGCCGGTATTTTATTAGGCTTAATTCTGGGAGGGTTAGCAATGATCTGGGCTTACCTCATTTTAAAAACCCATTTTCTTGTGGCTTTTTCAGTGGGAATTAGTTTAGTCGGTATCGCGTTTTTAGCTTCTGTTGCGGGTTCATTTCTTCCTTTTTTGTTTCGTTCTGTCGGGTTAGATCCGGCGTTAATGTCAGCCCCGTTTATTACTACTGTAGTTGATGTTTTAGGTGTATTTATTTATTTTACTATTGCCAGAACTATTTTAGGATTATAA